The following proteins come from a genomic window of Corynebacterium falsenii:
- a CDS encoding DUF6112 family protein, with protein MDVFPNFGGLSGIGDLKTVIGATLTIVLVIAVLMIIVSAIIWAIASSTGNTNVATKARAGVLVALGAAALSGTGVAWINWLINLGEQL; from the coding sequence ATGGACGTGTTCCCCAACTTCGGCGGCCTGAGCGGCATCGGCGACCTCAAGACCGTCATCGGCGCCACCCTCACCATCGTCCTGGTCATCGCGGTCCTCATGATCATCGTCTCCGCCATCATCTGGGCCATCGCCAGCAGCACAGGGAACACCAACGTGGCCACGAAAGCCCGCGCAGGCGTCCTCGTCGCCCTGGGCGCCGCAGCCCTGTCCGGGACCGGAGTCGCCTGGATCAACTGGCTCATCAATCTCGGCGAACAGCTCTGA
- a CDS encoding conjugal transfer protein TrbL, with product MGVCDVPVISTVCDAAGEAAATLVSAPFDWLASTMGQAAGWLIEAMWKVFDSTTLVDVTADGYLDVYNLLFGIGVLIVLLFFCFQLILGLIRREPSALARAALGAGKAVLGSFLVITLTATALEIVDQLSIGIVQAAGETTGTMGDKIALLTAGLTAINISAPGVGAIVTIFLAGLMICAVAIVWFSLLIRKALLLVAIVLAPVAFAGAAWDVTRSWIGKWAAFVVALIVSKLVLVVVFLIAITQVATPIEADLSAVTEPITGIVLLFIAAFAPYMVYRFISFLGFDLYHAMGTEQEAKGALNQPVPVPSKPQTDGVKKVLDGGDRGGSGSGGGGGGGGGGGGSAPPTQAAPTSGSTAATIEPAGAGGGAAAAAGPAAAVVVAAEVAETAAEAGPTLGHEVGDQAESAADAADQPGSTPPPEQSDPGVPPPSTPQPNPPSSDPAPPQDPPPAEPKPPADPPAPQPPKE from the coding sequence ATGGGTGTCTGCGATGTTCCCGTCATCTCAACGGTGTGCGACGCCGCCGGAGAAGCCGCCGCCACCCTCGTGTCGGCGCCCTTCGACTGGCTCGCCTCCACCATGGGCCAGGCCGCCGGATGGCTCATCGAGGCCATGTGGAAAGTCTTCGACTCCACCACCCTCGTCGACGTCACCGCAGACGGCTACCTGGACGTGTACAACCTGCTCTTCGGCATCGGCGTGCTCATCGTCCTGCTCTTCTTCTGCTTCCAACTCATCCTCGGCCTCATCCGCCGAGAACCCTCCGCCCTCGCCCGGGCAGCCCTCGGCGCGGGCAAAGCTGTACTCGGCTCCTTCCTCGTCATCACCCTGACCGCCACCGCACTGGAGATCGTCGACCAACTCTCCATCGGCATCGTCCAAGCAGCAGGGGAAACCACCGGAACCATGGGCGACAAGATCGCCCTGCTCACCGCGGGCCTGACCGCGATCAACATCAGTGCGCCAGGCGTGGGCGCGATCGTGACGATCTTCCTGGCCGGGCTCATGATCTGTGCGGTCGCCATCGTCTGGTTCAGTCTTCTGATTCGCAAGGCGCTGCTGTTAGTGGCGATCGTTCTGGCCCCGGTCGCGTTCGCCGGTGCCGCGTGGGATGTTACCCGCTCCTGGATCGGCAAGTGGGCGGCCTTCGTCGTGGCATTGATTGTCTCCAAGCTGGTCCTCGTCGTCGTCTTCCTCATCGCGATCACCCAGGTCGCCACACCCATCGAGGCGGACCTGTCTGCGGTGACCGAACCCATCACGGGAATCGTGCTGCTGTTCATCGCCGCGTTCGCCCCCTACATGGTCTACCGGTTCATCTCCTTCCTCGGCTTCGACCTCTACCACGCCATGGGCACCGAGCAGGAAGCCAAGGGCGCACTCAACCAGCCCGTCCCTGTCCCGTCGAAGCCGCAAACCGATGGGGTGAAGAAGGTCCTCGACGGCGGCGACAGAGGCGGCTCCGGGTCAGGCGGCGGAGGAGGCGGTGGTGGAGGCGGCGGTGGTTCTGCACCACCCACGCAGGCCGCACCCACGTCGGGCTCCACAGCCGCCACCATTGAACCCGCAGGAGCCGGTGGAGGTGCTGCCGCGGCAGCAGGGCCCGCAGCGGCGGTCGTCGTTGCTGCTGAAGTCGCCGAAACAGCCGCTGAGGCCGGGCCCACGCTCGGCCACGAGGTCGGCGACCAGGCCGAGTCGGCCGCTGACGCTGCCGACCAGCCAGGAAGCACCCCGCCACCCGAGCAGAGTGACCCGGGTGTGCCACCGCCGTCGACGCCCCAACCGAACCCACCGTCGAGTGACCCCGCACCACCGCAGGACCCGCCACCCGCCGAGCCGAAGCCACCGGCTGATCCGCCCGCACCCCAGCCACCCAAGGAGTGA
- a CDS encoding heavy metal translocating P-type ATPase: MSAACGCEHDAPNAAEEREEAERPWWRDPAILVPIMSGVFFLAGLITEWTAGESAAAEVTALVLFWVGLLLGAWTFAPGALRGLFTKGKLGISLLMTISAVGAVILGYVEEAAALAFLYSIAEALEDKAMDRARSGLRALLKLVPETATVMRGGTAVEVPAREVKVGDVLRIRPGERVATDGTVSSGRSSLDTSAITGESIPVDVAVGDQVAAGSINASGALEITATADGADNSLTTLVGLVEQAQQDRGQRARLADRIARPLVPGVMVLAVLVGMLGSLLSGDPQTWITRALVVLVAASPCALAIAVPVTVVSAIGAASRFGVIIKSGAAFERLGSLRRIAVDKTGTLTRNEPAVTDVATVAGVTREDMLGWAAALEQQSTHPLATAITEAASSVPDAAGVVEEPGHGVTGQVDGHEITVGSPRWIAPGVLADRVSAMEAEGQTCVMVARDGDLVGAIGVRDELRPEAPEAVAALREQGVEVVMLTGDNVRTANALAKIAGIADVRAELRPEDKASEVKASVTQRPTGMIGDGINDAPALASATVGIAMGATGSDAAIESADVAFTGHDLRLIPQALQQARRGRAIMNQNIVLSLAIITVLLPLAITGVLGLAAVVLVHEVAEVVVIANGLRAARAEKVALAAPAESHSASLARV, encoded by the coding sequence ATGAGCGCGGCATGCGGCTGCGAGCACGACGCTCCCAACGCTGCCGAGGAGCGCGAGGAAGCCGAGCGCCCTTGGTGGCGCGACCCCGCGATCCTCGTCCCGATCATGTCGGGAGTCTTCTTCCTCGCTGGGCTTATTACGGAGTGGACGGCTGGCGAGAGCGCCGCTGCCGAGGTGACGGCGCTGGTGCTTTTCTGGGTCGGCCTGTTGCTGGGTGCGTGGACGTTCGCTCCCGGGGCGCTGCGGGGCCTGTTCACGAAGGGCAAGCTGGGCATCTCCCTGCTGATGACGATCAGCGCCGTCGGCGCTGTGATCCTCGGCTACGTCGAGGAAGCGGCCGCGCTCGCGTTCCTCTACTCCATCGCCGAGGCGCTGGAGGACAAGGCGATGGACCGCGCCCGCTCGGGGCTGCGCGCACTGCTGAAGCTCGTGCCCGAGACGGCCACCGTGATGCGGGGCGGCACCGCCGTTGAGGTCCCCGCCCGGGAAGTAAAGGTCGGCGACGTCCTGCGGATCCGCCCCGGTGAGCGGGTCGCCACCGATGGCACCGTGTCGTCGGGCCGCAGCAGCCTCGACACCTCGGCCATCACCGGCGAGTCGATCCCGGTGGACGTCGCCGTAGGTGATCAGGTCGCTGCCGGGTCGATCAACGCCTCCGGCGCGCTGGAGATCACCGCGACCGCCGACGGTGCGGACAACTCCCTGACGACCCTGGTGGGACTGGTCGAGCAGGCGCAGCAGGACCGAGGCCAGCGGGCCCGCCTCGCCGATCGGATCGCCCGGCCCCTGGTGCCCGGCGTGATGGTCCTCGCCGTGCTGGTCGGCATGCTCGGCTCGCTGCTCAGCGGCGACCCTCAGACGTGGATCACCCGTGCCCTGGTCGTGCTTGTGGCCGCCTCGCCGTGCGCGCTGGCGATCGCCGTTCCCGTGACGGTGGTCTCTGCGATCGGCGCGGCCAGCCGGTTTGGCGTGATCATCAAGAGCGGGGCCGCGTTCGAGCGTCTGGGCTCTCTGCGCAGGATCGCGGTCGACAAGACCGGCACCCTGACCCGTAATGAGCCCGCGGTCACCGACGTCGCCACAGTCGCCGGGGTCACCCGCGAGGACATGCTTGGCTGGGCCGCGGCGCTGGAGCAGCAAAGCACGCATCCGCTTGCCACCGCCATCACCGAGGCGGCGTCGAGTGTGCCCGACGCGGCCGGAGTGGTTGAGGAGCCCGGCCACGGCGTGACCGGGCAAGTGGACGGCCACGAGATCACAGTAGGCAGCCCGCGATGGATCGCTCCCGGCGTGCTGGCCGACCGGGTCTCGGCGATGGAGGCCGAGGGGCAGACCTGCGTCATGGTCGCCCGCGACGGCGACCTGGTGGGCGCGATCGGCGTCCGCGACGAGCTGCGGCCCGAAGCGCCTGAGGCCGTCGCCGCGCTTCGTGAGCAGGGCGTCGAGGTCGTCATGCTCACCGGGGATAACGTTCGCACCGCCAACGCCCTGGCGAAGATCGCTGGCATCGCCGACGTGCGGGCCGAGCTGCGCCCAGAGGACAAGGCCTCAGAGGTCAAGGCATCGGTCACGCAGCGGCCGACCGGCATGATCGGCGACGGCATCAACGACGCCCCGGCCCTGGCCTCGGCCACGGTCGGGATCGCGATGGGCGCGACCGGGTCCGACGCCGCGATCGAGTCCGCCGACGTCGCCTTCACCGGCCACGACCTGCGCCTCATCCCGCAGGCGCTGCAGCAAGCCCGCCGCGGCCGGGCGATCATGAACCAGAACATCGTGCTGTCGCTCGCGATCATCACCGTGCTGCTGCCTCTCGCGATCACCGGGGTGCTGGGCCTGGCCGCCGTCGTGCTCGTGCATGAGGTCGCCGAGGTCGTCGTCATCGCCAACGGCCTGCGCGCAGCCCGCGCCGAGAAGGTCGCGCTGGCTGCACCCGCGGAGTCGCACTCCGCGTCGCTGGCGAGGGTTTGA
- a CDS encoding type IV secretory system conjugative DNA transfer family protein — translation MSTQRQSGSMGDELTNILMVGLAALFGLILAIRGAGSVAAFVTGADQPQAGITGGLAVLFNPGDPAGALHADGLNPIAYWTTLTLMLGFLGAAGAWDWMKWRRHSRAVDVDPHRLAGTATSHEVTTAASAKALVHRARTLRPSLVEPEPRDVGFLLGQSKGKQVWASVEDSILLIGPPRSGKGLHIVIPAILDAPGAVVTTSTRPDNLTVTLRARQKVGPVAVFDPQHLAEGVPAGLRWSPIRGCDDPLTAMIRATGLATATGLADGGVDGGGFWEGKTRVALQALLHAAALDHRTPAELFRWTLDPSAAADAVAILTGSPHAATGWAESLEAMIDADPRTRDSIWQGVSLALAALADPRVLDAVSPGPGEQFDPEAFIRNKGTLYLLATGAGAGNSAALVAAFVEDLVETARRMAARNPGARLDPPLLLALDEIGNLAPLPSLPTLMAEGGGTGITTMPVLQSLAQARDKWSENQAGAIWDASIVKIILGGASNSRDLQDLATLIGERDEYTDSITLGDHGTRSNQRSVRRVPILPPDRIRTLPFGTGVILLRSTPPIITDLKPWPKRGDATHLTRDRAGIEALLQRPPSAE, via the coding sequence ATGAGCACGCAGCGCCAGTCCGGCTCGATGGGTGACGAGCTGACGAACATCCTCATGGTCGGGCTCGCGGCCCTCTTCGGACTCATCCTCGCCATCCGCGGCGCAGGCTCCGTCGCTGCATTCGTGACCGGCGCCGACCAGCCACAAGCAGGCATCACCGGTGGCCTGGCTGTCCTGTTCAATCCCGGCGATCCAGCGGGCGCGCTCCACGCCGACGGGCTCAACCCCATCGCCTACTGGACCACCCTGACACTCATGCTCGGCTTCCTCGGAGCCGCAGGAGCCTGGGATTGGATGAAGTGGCGACGTCACTCCCGCGCGGTCGACGTGGACCCACACCGGCTGGCCGGGACCGCCACCAGCCACGAAGTCACCACAGCAGCATCGGCGAAAGCACTGGTCCACCGCGCCAGGACACTCCGCCCGTCCCTGGTCGAGCCAGAACCTCGCGATGTGGGGTTCTTGCTCGGGCAGTCGAAGGGAAAGCAGGTGTGGGCCAGCGTTGAGGACTCCATCCTCCTCATCGGCCCGCCTCGATCCGGCAAGGGCTTACACATTGTTATCCCGGCGATCCTCGACGCGCCCGGTGCCGTGGTCACCACCAGCACTCGGCCCGACAATCTCACCGTCACACTCCGCGCGCGACAGAAGGTCGGGCCCGTCGCCGTATTCGACCCCCAGCACCTCGCCGAAGGCGTCCCCGCTGGATTGCGCTGGTCACCGATCCGCGGCTGCGATGACCCGCTCACGGCCATGATCCGCGCCACCGGGCTCGCGACCGCGACCGGCCTCGCTGACGGCGGGGTGGATGGTGGCGGGTTCTGGGAAGGCAAGACCCGCGTCGCCCTCCAAGCACTCCTGCATGCCGCCGCGTTGGATCACCGCACACCCGCCGAGCTGTTCCGTTGGACCCTTGACCCGTCTGCCGCGGCCGACGCCGTCGCGATCCTCACCGGTTCGCCCCACGCAGCAACCGGCTGGGCCGAATCCCTGGAAGCCATGATCGACGCCGACCCCCGCACCCGCGACTCCATCTGGCAAGGCGTCTCCCTGGCGCTGGCAGCACTGGCTGACCCCCGCGTCCTCGACGCGGTCAGCCCCGGGCCCGGTGAGCAGTTCGACCCCGAAGCCTTCATCCGCAACAAGGGCACCCTCTACCTACTGGCCACCGGAGCCGGGGCAGGCAATAGTGCCGCCCTCGTTGCCGCGTTCGTGGAAGACCTCGTCGAAACCGCCCGGCGGATGGCCGCCCGGAACCCGGGCGCACGGCTCGACCCACCACTCCTGCTCGCACTGGACGAGATCGGCAACCTCGCACCCCTCCCATCCCTGCCGACTCTGATGGCGGAAGGCGGCGGCACCGGGATCACGACCATGCCCGTCCTCCAGTCCTTGGCCCAAGCCAGGGACAAGTGGAGCGAGAACCAGGCCGGAGCCATCTGGGACGCCAGCATCGTCAAGATCATCCTCGGCGGCGCCTCCAATAGTCGAGACCTTCAAGACCTCGCCACCCTCATCGGCGAGCGCGACGAGTACACCGATTCCATCACCCTCGGCGACCACGGAACCCGCTCAAACCAGCGCTCCGTACGCCGGGTGCCAATCCTGCCACCCGACCGCATCCGCACCCTCCCATTCGGCACCGGAGTCATCCTCCTGCGCTCCACACCACCGATCATCACCGACCTGAAGCCCTGGCCGAAGCGCGGCGACGCCACGCATCTCACGCGAGACCGCGCGGGCATCGAAGCCCTCCTGCAACGGCCGCCCAGCGCCGAGTAG
- a CDS encoding VirB4 family type IV secretion system protein has protein sequence MTAREPETLHTAVLVAPAKERRRLRKQRRQAAARLQAEQRATEREAARAKAEAERAERKATTYLPAAGDPGPAQLRSPGRFRLPRHQDTSATLAGAYPFLAEGGLGSDGVFVGQDLYSGGSFVYDPWVLYARGIITAPNLVLAGIVGSGKSSLAKSLYTRSLPFGRRVYVPGDPKGEHTAVAEAVGGRAIVLGHGMSTRLNPLDEGYRPSGMDDVEWASTIASRRRDLIGALAETVLTRPLSPLEHTAIDTALTETAHGNDVPILPMVVDHILTPSRSADPDGRLAEDGRLVGHALRRLVAGDLAGLFDGPSTVTFDPTLPMISLDLSRVAENSTLISVLMTCSSAWMESALLDPAGGQRWCIYDEAWRLMSHPALLKRMDAHWRLARHYGIANMLIFHKLTDLENVGDQGSAMRSLANSLLANAETRIIYRQESDQLGTTARTLGLTGTEQKLLPGLGVGQGLWRIKDRSFVCQHQLHPDELALFDTTTRMTSKV, from the coding sequence GTGACCGCTCGCGAACCTGAGACCCTGCACACGGCGGTGCTTGTCGCCCCGGCGAAGGAACGGCGCCGCCTGCGGAAGCAGCGTCGTCAGGCTGCGGCCCGGCTCCAGGCCGAGCAGCGCGCCACCGAACGTGAGGCGGCCCGTGCGAAGGCCGAAGCGGAGCGCGCCGAGCGGAAGGCCACCACGTACCTGCCTGCCGCCGGTGATCCCGGACCCGCCCAGCTGCGTTCACCCGGACGGTTTCGGCTCCCGCGCCATCAGGACACCTCCGCCACCCTGGCCGGGGCCTACCCGTTCCTCGCCGAGGGCGGACTGGGCTCCGATGGGGTCTTCGTTGGGCAGGACCTCTACTCGGGCGGCAGCTTCGTGTACGACCCGTGGGTGCTCTACGCCCGCGGCATCATCACCGCCCCCAACCTGGTCCTCGCTGGCATCGTCGGCTCCGGGAAATCCTCACTGGCCAAGAGCCTCTACACCCGCTCACTCCCGTTCGGACGGCGCGTGTACGTGCCCGGAGACCCGAAAGGTGAACACACCGCCGTCGCCGAGGCCGTTGGCGGCCGGGCGATCGTCCTCGGACACGGCATGTCGACTCGGCTCAACCCGTTGGACGAGGGATACCGGCCCTCCGGGATGGATGATGTCGAGTGGGCGTCCACCATCGCGTCCCGCCGCCGTGATCTCATCGGGGCGCTGGCCGAAACCGTACTCACCAGACCCCTGTCTCCGTTGGAGCACACCGCGATCGACACCGCCCTGACGGAGACGGCGCACGGTAATGATGTGCCGATCCTGCCCATGGTCGTCGATCACATCCTCACCCCCAGTAGGTCGGCAGACCCGGATGGGCGGCTCGCCGAGGACGGGCGCCTCGTCGGCCACGCCCTGCGCCGATTGGTCGCAGGTGACCTGGCAGGGCTGTTCGACGGCCCCTCGACCGTCACGTTCGACCCGACCCTGCCGATGATCTCCCTCGACCTGTCCCGCGTCGCTGAGAACTCGACGTTGATCTCCGTGTTGATGACATGCTCCAGCGCGTGGATGGAGTCCGCCCTCCTGGACCCAGCCGGTGGGCAGCGGTGGTGCATCTACGACGAGGCCTGGCGACTCATGTCCCACCCCGCCCTCTTGAAACGGATGGATGCGCACTGGCGGCTCGCCCGCCACTACGGCATCGCCAACATGCTGATCTTCCACAAACTCACCGACCTGGAAAACGTCGGCGACCAAGGCTCCGCCATGCGATCCCTCGCCAACAGCCTCCTAGCGAACGCGGAGACCAGGATCATCTACCGCCAAGAATCCGACCAGCTCGGCACCACCGCCCGCACCCTCGGACTCACCGGCACCGAACAGAAGCTCCTACCCGGGCTGGGCGTCGGCCAAGGCCTGTGGCGCATCAAAGACCGCTCCTTCGTCTGCCAGCACCAACTCCACCCCGACGAACTCGCACTCTTCGACACCACCACCCGCATGACCAGCAAAGTTTAA
- the cmtR gene encoding Cd(II)/Pb(II)-sensing metalloregulatory transcriptional regulator CmtR, with translation MLTIASHLDVMNRLGRAMADPTRSRILMTLLDGPNYPAVLSRELELTRSNVSNHLTCLRDCGIVVAEPEGRQTRYEIADPHLAAALTALVDVTLAVDESAPCIDPTCSVPGCCDKREEAGA, from the coding sequence ATGCTGACTATTGCTTCGCACCTCGACGTCATGAACCGGCTCGGCCGGGCCATGGCGGACCCGACTCGTTCCCGGATCTTGATGACGCTGCTGGACGGTCCCAACTATCCGGCCGTGCTGTCGCGTGAGCTGGAGCTGACTCGCTCGAACGTCTCGAACCATCTGACCTGCCTGCGTGACTGCGGGATCGTGGTCGCTGAGCCGGAGGGTCGGCAGACCCGTTACGAGATCGCGGACCCGCATCTGGCCGCGGCGCTCACCGCGCTTGTGGATGTGACGCTGGCGGTCGACGAGAGCGCGCCGTGCATTGACCCGACCTGCTCGGTCCCGGGCTGCTGCGACAAGCGCGAGGAGGCCGGGGCATGA
- a CDS encoding SCO6880 family protein, with translation MTSSTTPGSDLVPVKFSRLTRRGILLGLSLSQLVTLGVGIATLVWAFYAGGGILIALTAPIWVLSAALTWIPLAGRPIVEWVPVGFWWIWKTTGGQLLYRRRIVKPRPAGTLALPGDTARLREYRDPITGAGMIHDPTAATLTAVISVTHPAFVLLDPGEQERRVTSWSRVLATVCRSGRVSMLQVLERTLPDSGTGLAEWWSTHGTHDSSWASTTYSELIDRAGPAGERHATTLSLSLDMKAAARQIRTAGGGIRGGAAVLRQEMNTLVAALRSADLAPSAWLTCGQIAVILRSAYDPAVAATLERHGELGQNLATAGPVAVNESWNRLRTDSAHHAVLWISEWPRSMVYPGFLASILLSNGIQRSFSLLCTPMRSDQAARDIRKKKTEYISDAAQRQKIGQIEDASQTAEYHDVLQQEADLTAGHGILRYTGLISVSAATSDDLDTAVAAIEQAAIQASCETRLLVGQQAQAFTAAALPLCRIV, from the coding sequence ATGACGTCAAGCACTACTCCCGGGTCCGACCTGGTGCCAGTGAAGTTCTCCCGGCTGACACGCCGAGGCATCCTCCTCGGGCTCTCCCTGTCACAGCTGGTGACGTTGGGCGTCGGGATCGCCACCCTGGTGTGGGCGTTCTACGCAGGAGGCGGCATCCTCATCGCCCTGACCGCACCCATCTGGGTCCTATCCGCAGCCCTCACCTGGATACCCCTGGCCGGACGCCCGATCGTCGAATGGGTGCCCGTCGGATTCTGGTGGATCTGGAAGACCACCGGCGGCCAGCTGCTCTACCGCCGCCGTATCGTCAAACCCCGACCCGCGGGCACCCTCGCCCTACCCGGGGACACTGCACGGCTGCGCGAGTACCGCGACCCCATCACCGGGGCCGGAATGATCCACGACCCCACCGCGGCCACACTCACCGCCGTCATCTCCGTGACCCACCCGGCATTCGTCCTGCTGGACCCCGGCGAACAGGAACGACGCGTCACCTCCTGGAGCCGGGTGCTGGCCACCGTATGCCGCTCCGGACGGGTCTCCATGCTCCAAGTCCTCGAACGCACCCTGCCCGATTCAGGCACGGGGCTCGCCGAATGGTGGTCCACCCACGGCACCCATGACTCGTCCTGGGCATCCACCACCTACAGCGAACTCATCGACCGAGCCGGACCCGCAGGCGAACGCCACGCCACCACCTTGTCACTGTCTCTCGACATGAAAGCAGCCGCCCGGCAGATCCGCACCGCAGGCGGCGGCATCCGCGGTGGCGCCGCCGTCCTCCGCCAAGAAATGAACACCCTCGTCGCCGCGCTACGCTCCGCCGACCTGGCACCGTCCGCTTGGCTCACGTGCGGGCAGATCGCCGTCATCCTGCGCTCCGCCTACGACCCCGCCGTCGCCGCCACCCTGGAACGCCACGGGGAACTCGGACAGAACCTCGCCACCGCAGGACCCGTCGCCGTCAACGAATCCTGGAACCGGCTGCGCACCGACTCCGCCCACCACGCCGTTCTCTGGATCTCCGAGTGGCCGCGCTCAATGGTCTACCCAGGGTTCCTCGCATCCATCCTGCTCTCCAACGGCATCCAACGATCCTTCTCCCTGCTGTGCACCCCGATGCGCTCCGACCAAGCCGCCCGCGACATCCGCAAGAAGAAGACCGAGTACATCTCGGACGCCGCGCAGCGTCAGAAGATCGGACAGATCGAAGACGCGAGCCAGACCGCCGAATACCACGACGTCCTCCAGCAAGAAGCCGACCTCACCGCAGGCCACGGCATCCTCCGCTACACCGGTCTCATCAGCGTCTCCGCCGCCACAAGCGACGACCTTGACACCGCTGTCGCCGCCATAGAGCAAGCAGCGATCCAAGCCTCGTGCGAGACACGGCTACTCGTCGGCCAGCAGGCGCAGGCCTTCACCGCAGCAGCACTGCCGCTGTGCCGGATCGTGTAG
- a CDS encoding DUF6112 family protein, protein MIDLASVLVQLPAILPMDIDISPNDSGLPGISQLRTIVGAVMTIGLILSVLALIISAIVWGFGSNSSNPHLAGRGKIGVLVSCGAAVICGAAVTLINFFWNVGQQV, encoded by the coding sequence GTGATCGACCTCGCATCCGTCCTCGTCCAGCTGCCCGCCATACTGCCCATGGACATCGACATCAGCCCCAACGACTCCGGCCTGCCCGGGATCTCCCAGCTACGCACCATCGTTGGCGCCGTGATGACCATCGGACTGATCCTGTCCGTCCTGGCACTCATCATCTCGGCGATCGTCTGGGGCTTCGGCTCCAACTCCTCCAACCCGCACCTGGCAGGGCGCGGCAAGATCGGCGTCCTCGTCTCCTGCGGTGCGGCCGTGATCTGCGGCGCCGCCGTCACGCTCATCAACTTCTTCTGGAACGTCGGCCAACAGGTCTAA